Proteins co-encoded in one Vicia villosa cultivar HV-30 ecotype Madison, WI unplaced genomic scaffold, Vvil1.0 ctg.000567F_1_1, whole genome shotgun sequence genomic window:
- the LOC131629433 gene encoding protein ECERIFERUM 16-like translates to MDVKALAKSKRDHTRQHNKKYHGNQKLKVQSQSSFPSSVPNQDDAKEPFAKQQAIEKKTNRSRSQALPGNWDRYEEEDSDSVPESSSKTLDVVVPKSKGADFRHLVAEAQSHADKTLDDFNEVLPWEFGVGLSSILSARGEGIVSWDGDDNFVVQDKTIANQEASLISLNLHAIAQKLAKVDLSKRLFIEPDLLPSELRVEDLAVGSEELEPDEQETAVDHELSKRMSKELNIDDSAADQFTSSSSCSSSHIASISALSDDILVPVNVGKHTTIEAAAELELDMLLDTLDESKSNASFTAPVGVSSKEHPQISIKEPVSTRIASITASLDDALDDLLEETSTLMKPNVLSWPREEKPINPSMLSSQSQNKSKVAADDFDSWFDTL, encoded by the exons ATGGACGTAAAAGCTTTAGCAAAATCAAAGCGAGATCACACACGACAACACAATAAAAAGTATCACGGAAATCAAAAGCTCAAAGTTCAATCACAGTCTTCGTTTCCTTCTTCCGTCCCAAACCAAGACGATGCAAAAGAGCCATTTGCAAAGCAACAAGCAATTGAGAAGAAAACCAATCGCTCTCGTTCTCAGGCGCTTCCCGGAAATTGGGACCGGTATGAAGAAGAGGATTCGGATTCTGTTCCTGAAAGTTCAAGCAAAACCCTAGATGTTGTTGTTCCCAAAAGTAAGGGCGCTGATTTTCGACATCTTGTTGCTGAGGCTCAATCTCATGCAGATAAAACTCTCGACGACTTCAATGAAGTTCTTCCTT GGGAGTTTGGAGTGGGATTAAGCTCTATACTTTCAGCTAGAGGAGAGGGCATTGTATCGTGGGATGGAGATGATAATTTTGTTGTACAGGACAAGACTATTGCAAATCAGGAG GCATCGTTGATTTCCTTGAATTTGCATGCTATTGCTCAAAAGCTTGCAAAAGTTGACTTATCTAAGAGATTATTTATTGAGCCTGACCTGTTGCCCTCTGAGTTG CGTGTGGAAGATTTGGCAGTGGGCAGCGAAGAACTTGAACCTGACGAACAAGAAACTGCAGTGGACCATGAACTATCTAAGAGGATGTCTAAAGAATTAAATATAGATGATTCTGCAGCAGATCAGTTTACATCATCTAGTTCATGTAGTAGCAGCCATATCGCTTCTATATCTGCCTTGTCCGATGACATTCTCGTTCCTGTGAACG TAGGGAAACACACCACAATTGAGGCAGCTGCTGAATTAGAACTGGATATGCTTCTAGATACGCTTGATGAGTCCAAGTCCAATGCTTCATTTACTGCTCCGGTCGGAGTCTCTTCTAAAGAACACCCTCAGATTTCAATTAAAGAACCAGTTTCAACCAGAATTGCATCTATTACTGCTAGTCTAGATGATGCACTTGACGACTTGCTAGAGGAAACATCCACTTTGATGAAGCCAAATGTTTTATCATGGCCACGAGAAGAAAAGCCTATCAACCCCAGCATGCTCTCTTCACAATCCCAAAACAAGTCAAAAGTTGCAGCGGATGATTTTGATTCATGGTTTGATACGCTTTGA